One Glycine soja cultivar W05 chromosome 7, ASM419377v2, whole genome shotgun sequence genomic window, agttatttagttattaatattaaaaaatttcatacatataaatttgaagtctatatatttaaatttttacacaatttattttcataatttactgcttaattttaaatattttatctattaaaaaaataataaaataaaattctcatttttaataacaaaaaagtcttctattatatttattcagatttattatgtttttagtctttaatttttttttaaatttctgtttttatttcctaaatTTTTCATCGatctttagttctttaacttttatttctttctaatttttagttctgtaactttttttttcattcttacttttaatccattagaagaattaaaattaaggataaaaaaattaaaaggctaAAAATagacttaaaaaatttaagtgcTAAAAACATAAATACACATTTAGAAATTCTTAACAAACACACACAACATACATATTTAGAAATTCTTGTacaatatgaatatataaatatttatcctatacatgaaaaaattgttagtttgttcattattttctttcatttcactggttgtcctctctctctctctggggGGCTTAAAAATTAAgtcaaagaaaaacaatttggACTTGTTCATGCGATCgggcttttttttttggggtggTGGGTTGGGGGGACTACCAGATCTCTAGCAGGCCTATTAAGTGGTGAATTCGATTGGCTAGGCTATATCATGAGAATTACTTTTACAACTGCCTAaagcttaattatatttttaattcttcaactaaaaatttatatttgttagtCTCTTTACCaatttaagagactaaaaaaaaattatttgaggggGAGAGACTAGctcttaaaattaatataatagaataaaataaattattaggaCAGTAAAtttataagtatttaaaaattcaaaattagtgtcaTTATTATTActgatcaataaaaatatatataaaagtaaaaaagcaaagagaagggaaaaatgtgtatttaaaaactcatttataccaattatataatttatttcataatttaaaatattccacacaaaaatttattctaaaatccaatagaaaaaacaaaatatttcttttctctgacctcgggtaaaaaaaattaacagccAAGCTTTCTTccgattattttagtttttttagagGATGAATCGGCAGATACTATTAAGTAGTAGTTAATTAAACAATAAGAACttttataaagaaatataatctaatataaataaatcgagTTATGCATTTGTTCACTAGAATTTAGTCTCTTTAGGACTTAATGCTATTAATATTAATCTAAACCCAAAGAACTTgtttagagttttttttagtaaaagaaTTCATCAGTAAATTTATGTTGATATCGAGAAACGCCCTAGTAATTAAAAGATTAAcatttttggtataaaaaatgTCCTTACGTACactttacaataatttttgtttactcCATATATATGGGTGAGTTTTGCCCTACTATAAAGCATACatagtgaaaaaagaaaatatttacataGTGAATAATACAACAGAGTAATGTGTTTTCTATGTCAATTTCACACACAGTTCGTTTTATGAGCTAAATtgcaatatatattatatgttatcAATTGTTGGTTTTGGAATGTGGCTGGTACTGGAAGTTCTCCGATGCATCAAAAAGAGGGAGGGTAGGTATTATTAAAAAGTAAGAATAACAGTAACAGCCTCGAGCATTGAAGCCACCATTTTTTCATCATTACCTTTATAACATATGTAATCAGTTAATCACCATACCTTAATGACCTCATAGTTGTGTGAATTATATGAAAATGAACAGAATACAAGAACAGCATGATTTCGACTTTTGCCTTCTATGAAACAAGAACAGAAGAATACTGCTATTCATGTCATTTGGAATTTCGAAGCCATAAAGGGAATGAAATAATAATCATATGAAGACAGGCCAAAGGCATTGTTTGCAGGAATTGAATAATAGATTTCATATAGCACGGGAGAGCAAAATGCACGATTATGAAGCCTATGGACTATGATTAAGATTAACTAGTTTAATTGAAACATCGGTATGATCGCCTTCAGAAGTATTTCcagttaaataattttagtttgatGAATCTGTTACGTCAACACAAAGCATGCTTCCATTTACACATTCGCACTAAAATAAGTATATAGTACATATATTGCAAAGGTAACTTAAGCTCGATATTCAAAACCTATATAGGAGCTGAGGGGGAGAGATTATTTTATGTTaaccattaatataaaatgattaaagTATCTCTTCTTCATTCTTATTACTTAATAATCATAGAGCGTATATCAACTTACGAATTGTTTTagcttaattaattgataattttaaaccCAAGAGTTACACATAGTAGTTATATTCGActtgaatataattatttttggtcCAACATATGTGTGATGAATAACAAAAAATTCTTACTTGATATGCTTTTTGTGTATAGTCTAATAATTACtcatgtaaaattaaatagttaatattaattctttttagATCTCTTTTAATACTCCATTTATAGTGCTGTTAACTGGCTAACAATATGTATAAAtctaattttaatcattcataTAAAATTGAATGGTTTGGATTAATTTATCAGGTACTTTTTATTTGTTACGTCACGGTATTTCCTTGATTTAACCGTAGCTTAATTTGCAAttgaataaaagataattatagGTGTGAAATATTTATATCACTAATCTTATTTATTTGTGGATTAATCAATGTGATTATGTCAAGACAAAGCATGCCTTGAGCAAACACATCGaggttattattaaaaaaaaaaataacatgctcATTTTGATTCATAAAACTGAGTTAAGATAAAGTATGCGTAAACCCATAAACCTAGATTGGGCTGCGCGTTTTAATCTTATGTACGGTTAAAGTGCACATTTAACGGTTGCATGTGTGAGCTAGTGCAACTAGCTAGACatataaaatagtatttaaagaaaaatcaatgCATAAACAAATTTGTTACTGTATATGCCATGATTTATGTaataattgtttgtttttagGATGTAGTCTAATTGATCCTGAGTAAATATggagttaaataattttatttttaatgatcaataaaatttaaataattattttatattttaaattttaccatTAATATTATGACTATCACATTTAAATCATCAtctttaatttctctttcattatttttttatatcatttatgtataaaattttataatttttaactaaaatttaataatcaaaattatactaaaatacataaatgtaggtaatagaattataaaatcttaataattattatttttaattaattataaaagtcTATATTCTTTATTCACTTTAGCTAAAtagttatcataaaaaaattggtaaattgtttttatttattttaattttagaaaaatgaattttaatttttcaatttattcaaatatataaaacttaactttaggtaaatatttttcattttacgtTTCACATTACAATCCAATTGTTGTTATTATCTATATGTAAAATGAGAACTATTTACCTCaagttaattttcatatatttcaatcaattaaaaaaattaaattaaatttctaaagttaaaataaatgaaaactatTTAACTAAAGTGaatatagaataattttatgattaattaaaaatactaattatcaagatttaaatattttataatttatttacatatacttatgtattttagtataattttagtaaattttaattaaaaaatatgaagtttttattttatatataaatgatatgaAATATAAACTAAAGATTATGTATTAAATGTGATGGTCATACCATTTCTAATAGAACtcaaaatataagattattgtCAAAATTTTATTGGTCATTTAAGATGATGTTATTTAACTCCATTTTCACTTGGAAACAATTAGAAAAATTCTTGTTTCTAATAATACATGAGAGAAATTCATTATATTCATACaatacatataaaaatttacaaaaagaaaagaaaaaaaatataaaataagataaagagagataaacaaaaaagaatatatagtaGTATCATATAATATtggaataaattatatttttcttgttcGGTAATATAACTAAAAAGAAAGGGAACTTTTCTCcctaatttttatgatttgttaagaaaaatatattaaataaatatcaagctactttattatttttaatttaataaaaatgttgcatttaaaaaaattatacaatgaataaatgaagaaaaaagtgtGAAACCACGTACACCAaccatttcatttaattttgttctaCTTGTAAAGATGCAATGCAAAAtataaaacccaaaaaaaatgcaTCTATATATATTGTTCTCTTCTTAATTCCATACATTATGAAGATAAAATGAGTGCAAGCCTCTCCCAATTTCCCTTTCTTCTCCATTCGCAAAAACACCTCATCAGCAAAAATACATCCATGACCCATATATAGTCTCCTAGACTCCTACAATATTATACTGAttggctcaaaattaaacaaagggaCCAAAATAAAGTGTTAAAAAACGTGTTATTTCAACTTTTCTAGTTATTTATAAGATTGCCATTTATCAACAACAAGTAGTCTGGTTGTTAAGTATGAACTCATATCAATCTTACAAAGACACAACAAATTGAATTCCACTTTCAATACAagaatcttttatatataatttgtaagtATTTTTAACATACATTCTTTGAATTTCAAGGTCTGTTTTGATCCTCATGAGGCTTAAGTACTCACCTAAAttttctctcaacaaattcACCTAAACTTTatctaaagaaataaaattgggATTTTGATTTTGTGATTTATATCATGATAGAAGTATATATCTAGTGCTTCTAAAGCATACCTTATTTCTTGATTCAAACTCTTTTATTTGGAAAAAATCCTCGTACATACGAGGtgtgttaatataaaaaaatttatcaaaacaaCTATTTTCCCTtaataagtgttttttatagtttttttcttatctaaattattttaattatttaatttaatggtgaaaaaaaatactctttttctttcctacTATTGTTTTATTGGTCTAAATAatatattcaaacaaaattttaaatttgagtattaaggatgaaaataaatatgatctaaaaaaaattccaaaaaaagtGATCCGTTAAtgtttacaataaaaaataatcattaatacaATCGTTAAATATTTCAGTCATTCTTTTCCTAATAGTATTTTATTGGTTTAAATGTTATTAAATTTGATCCTCCTAAATTAGATTttatatttggataaaaaaaatagctagtttttttatataaaatataatcagttaagatttctaataaaaattaatgatgaataaaatctataaatatttgtacctataataataataataaaaacagaGTTGTTAATTCACTTAATTGGATTGGCCCATCATCACCAATGGCAAAAGTATAGAAAAGTGTTATCGTTGAGGACTTGAGAGTTTTTCCCATTAAAAATTACACTAGAGACAAAAATCAAAGTTAGCCATAATGCACCACGTGTCCAGCATGGTGTAAACTTTTCACCAGCCTCAGCTGTTTACTGTGCAGTGCAGTGAGAAGCAGCCTTGTTCAACGGGCGTTACCTTCCTCTCAGTCTCAGCCCTGATTTCGATGCACCCTAACTAGCTGCCTCAACCAAGCCTCGGGAATGTCGAAAAAGGTTTCAAAAAACTCATATACATGAGAAATTCAGCTGAATCATCTTCATAGAGACTCACAGGTTACCGGCAGAGGACAGGCGCATGCCAACTGACCGGTTACGGGAACAGCAGGTTGCTTCCATACCTCCACTCCCAACACTTCCAATTCGTCTGCGGGTATGTAGGATGGTCCGGGAGATAACACACATTCACCTCGATAACAATAAAAACCCTGCACGCCCTACCCCATTTTGCCTTTTGCAGTTGCACCTtcatttcttttacattttaataaagttgtttttatttaattgttaccATATTTACAGACAATTATTTAGTCATTTCTTTTTCAGaatgaaaaaatacatttaaaataattaagttttatcCACTAAAATGAAATCATtcttaaaaagtaaatataaaagaCAGTTTTATATACAAAACTAGACGAAGACTAGGGTGTGTAAGTTAAACTCCTTTTACACCTTatgtaagtttaaaaaaaaagtaaaaatcattCGGGTTCGTccgatttaataataaaaaaattaaatgaattagatttgatgatgacaactggATCGAGGAGTAGTAGATGTCATTGGAAAGTGCATTGTTGGAAACATCAAACATGGTGGGTGGATAGAACCGTTGCAGAAAATGGAACCCGAAATAGAGTTAGTGAGATTGTTCTAAGACCAATTAAAAGGCAACCCGCTGCGCTCTACGCCGTGCCAACCAGCCTGATGACTTTTCCCTAAGGCGCGTTCCACCTTCAACGACTGAGAAACTCGGTCCAGTCCACCATGCAGGTTTGAGCAAAACCTCATCAAATGCTTCACATCAAAGACTTTGTCTCCTAAAAACACCCTCACTAGACGGAGAAACTCTCTTAATTCCTGTGGCAATGCGCGATGCATCAACAATTTCACCAAATATTCAAAATTGTACGCGTTGTGAAAAGTCACCCAGCTAACGACATTGTCGCAGACCAGACCGGACAACATCATCAGTTCTGCGAATCGAAACGAGTCGATCCCAAAGTCGTGATTCTTCTCGAAATAGATGCCCTGGCAATGCAGCAACTCAACATAGTCATGGGTGTGGGCGTCACGTGCGACGTCGAAATCTCTGAAGTTGAATTCCCAGATGAAGGCGTTGGAGGTGCCGAGGGTGGGAAGATTTCCCGCATTGTCGGAAAGGGTGAGGCTGATTTGGATCAGGTGGAGGCGATCACGTTGGCTTTGAGCACGACATAGTGTGCGGCGGGTTGACAATGGCGGAAGGAGGGGTCGCAAGCGTAGGAGCGTACATTTGGAGACCTCTCAATCCGGTTGCCATTATCAAATCCGgtcaatttaacttttttattattaaatcagACGGACATAAATGGTTACTACCTTTTTCATAAACTTACTTAGGGTGCGAAAGAAATTTGGCTTACGCACCCTAGTCTTTgtcaaaaaattatgttatttacttGAAAACttaaagatttttctttctcttgacaatttaatataaaaccattaaaataaaacaaattattttgtagACTCAAAATTAATAGGGCGTTTGATTGTGTTGAAAGCATACAAGTCTAAGATTAAAAACATTACTAttaaagtaatttatttaagctatgagaaaaatattaaatttataagttttttttgttttaaattttaaatataagaatattcaaagtagaagttttatttaatcaatttgattatattttaattgaagcTTAGGAGTAAAGATGCAATAATAGGAGGATGAACAAGAATAATTAATGTGGTCCTCCAAGGCTTTAAATAGTGGTACATATACAATATAAGAGGAAGGAAGTGGAACACAAAACTGTAAACCTATAACCCcacaaggaaaagaagaaacaaagttgAAGTGAGAAGAGGGTGCTCCATTTAGGGCCACTCTCGAACACTTTGATCATCAAATCAATTTAAGTGAATTGGTTGAGTCAGCCAAAACGGGTCTCCCTTTGTGGATGCTTGGTTTGGGTGCGGACCTCTTGTGGGCCGACATGAACCGTCTCCTCGCCTTTCTCTTCCACcaggtaattaattaattaattagtaccaCATTTTCAAATCCTCACCTAGCTTCACTATTAATTAATAACGTGTTTGGAAACtcgttaaaaataaaagaatcacgTTTGAGATGTAGAagcgataaatattaatttgcaaAACATCATGTACGCTAGCTAGcttctttatttgtttatttttgtttggttaGGGAGTGTTGGATGAGCAATTCTTGCAGCTTCAGCAGCTGCAGGATGAGACCTCCCCAAACTTCGTCTCCGAGGTTGTCAACATTTATTTCCACGAATCCGAAAAGCTTCTCAGAAATCTCAGAGCTTTGCTGTAatcactcttcttcttcttcctataTTTTCCTTCATTGATTAGCATTTTGAATTCTCttcaccatatatatatatatatatatatatatatatatatatatattggagtACTATTATTATGTTACGTTACTACTAGTACTTTTTTGTAGCTATTATTTTTAGTAtgacaaattaataaatgatgaTGGGGGTTTGGTTTGACTGATGCTACTATATATAATGAATGATAGGAGTAATATTAATTAGTAATGAATGAATGCAGGATGGAGAAGGAGTTTTCTGACTATAAGAAAATGGGGATACATTTGAATCAGTTCGTGGGTAGCAGCTCAAGTATTGGCGCCAAGAGAGTTAGAAATGTTTGCGTTGCCTTTCGTGCAGCTACTGAACAGAATAACCGTGCTGGGTAAGTTCCAATTGCCAAACTCCCTCTAAATTCGTGCATCTTTTTTAACTCCCTAACCCTCCAACGCCACTACCCTTTTTTCATTTCTCCTAATCATGTCATACTTTATCCATTTATTGCAAATATTCCTTTTTGCTATGTTTATATTCTCACGTTCTAGTATTTGGAAACTGTGTCTTTATTATAATGCCTCCAtcatatttcaaatatttctaGTTACATCATGCATATCTGATTTTGGATGAGcactttcttaattaatatatatgtagtGCAAAAATGATAGTGCTACTATTTAAGTAGCATTAATTGTgtgtatattttgtttctttttgttaattgtttttGCCAAGTTCTACCTTGGAAAAGCTACAGTATTATTTAATCTTTGACCCGATTGCTGCAGTTGCTTGCGAGCGTTGGAGATGCTGGAGCATGAATATTGCTATCTCAAGAACAAATTGCACGAATTGTTCCAAGTAAAGTAGTTGCACTGTACCATGTTAGACTAGCTGGCTATATTCCGAGCTTTATTAAATTCATACTGATTTTGCTAACCAGCGtaataatgaataaaagaaCATTAAATGCGTATCTTAAATTGTTACAATATAATCTTACTTAAAATCAAATtctaaatatttctattttgttatatgataatttttaaatgaaaatgttctatttttttccttcaccGATTCTGAAAGAGCTAGCTGGTTATCAATATCAAATTAGTTATATATACTAGTATTATGAAAGATACATATTTTGAtaccttaattaattatgtttattaattatttggtaaTGAGCAGATTGAACAGCAACGTGCTTTGGCAGCAGGAGTAAGGTACCCGGTGCAGAATTAATAAAGCAATGCAAGGAAATGAAATgatgatgataaaatatttgtagGATTTTTTTGCTATTTTTGCTTTGTGTTCATTTCTGGTTTCGTAAGGCTAAGGGAACGTATTTCCGGTTATAGACAAACCAAGGGATACCCAGCTTTTGTACTTGTGTAGGGAATAGAAAAAAGGGATCAACGCCTCTGGCTTTCTTGATTCTCTAGTGTACGTAGTGCCATCATGCTCTTCCTTACAGTATGCTTCGCTGTAACCCTGCTCACTTTTTTTAACTAAAGTGAATCAAATTTATTCAAAGTTGGTGGTGTTTCGATTTTTACTATTCGTAGAAATTATGTCGTCTTTCTATTTTAGCTAGAGCTAGAAAAATGGATCTGGAatccaaatgaaaaagttaaaaaatggaaaatatcaaaatttcatagaataaaaatagtgTTATAATTGATATAAGTGAAAAGTAATACTAACTTTACAAATCGATTTTGTGTTGAATTAAcctcataaaaaaaactcattttctgACAGGTTGGGAAGGAAATGCatgtaacaaaacaaaaaatcttaagcttttttataaataaataaaaaagtagataCTGACCACTATTGTTActgtgatttaattttaaatatattatttgattaagaaaattattaattccTTAATTGGGCCCTGCTTAACaagtaagacaaaaaaaaaatattggagatCGTAATCCCATTAAAAGTCAAGGGTACCAGGGTgttaaacgaaaaaaaaaataatgtaagtaGAAATAAATGACAACAAAGGGTTAAtactcaataatatttttttgcttgttttaattggttatgTAGAAAGAGAACAAAGgcttggtaatttttttttaacttggacaaaaaatttcaatccgactattttttttggtatatttaaattaaattcagttTTAGTATAAAAGAAATTCAGTTAGACATGAAATACATTTATTTGAAGGGTAACCTGATTGTTTTTAACTTGGTATAagacaaatttaatttcaacgTGTGTAACTTTtgtaaagtaaaagaaaaaaaaatatcttttgtaCTTTTTACCATTTTCGTGAGGAAAACGAAGAAAGCACATACGAAAGGGAAAAGAATGACAAGGGAAGCAGAAAGAGTCGTGACTTTTcttgtttattatcattttcatcaaataaaaaaagaatatttcccttttttcaagttttatatgattttaatttataaaaatacataatgagAGGAAGAACAACCAAACAAGAAACGAACTTCATGCACGGATGCACCAATGATTTCCTTTCGCTTACCAAATAAAGCCAACCTTCGAATATAGTTTGACTCTGCGTTTGTAAAATTTGAACTAAAAAAACTAgatattcaaatttaaacacgGATAAGATAAAGATGCACACTCCATATTATTGGACACTGAAAGAAAGATAGAAGTATACACGTAACAGATGATATGACaagaagtaaaataaataaattaaatatttataagagaaaTACTATTTGTACAGTTAATTgcacaataatttttacaattaagaaaaaaattgaacagtATTAAACATATAATAAATGATGTGATGAAGAAAAATAGATGGAAAAATAACGTTACatctattattcttttttctataTTATAGTGCAatgtacttaatttttttgttaatgattaatttatatataaaaagaaaaacttaagtATCTCTTCAGTAATGTCtatcttttattataatttattccaCACATAAGATAGTGGTTGGTTTAATTTCACTTATATTCATTTGATTAAAAAGCTTAAAAGATTGATGTAGgtcacatatttttctttttattttaatttaaatattttttattttattttaacattttcttcattcttttaaattatatattaacttaaatttaatatcttatTCAAAAGGCTTGAACCTAATTTTAGTGAATCTCATATTAGcttatacttaaaatttatgaaCCCAAATGATTGAAAGAGTACTCATTATATTCATATGAgtgaaaatgatttatttaacgaaagattttttatttgatttttacattatacaaaattttgttAGATCAACTATAATTATGTATcgcaaataaaattaatttataacttaGTGAGTTAAAAGAGACACTTAATTTATGAcctatgacaaaaaaaaaaaaacttaaaatttataagtgtAGATATATACTTACTCTTTAAACTATACAAAATATAAGAAACTAAGAATTTACATCcctatctatctatctacaCATGAGATCGAAAAGAGGGTGGTGTCCATCAATTCAAGTTGCAGTTGGGTACAAAAGGCCATAGGTACGTACCTCGCGGGAAGATAGCTAGGATAggacttctttttcttctttttttttatctctctctaGCTAGCTAGCTCGTAAGAGAGGGAGGTTCAAGTACCAAACAAGGCAAGTGCTTCATTAGCAATAGGTTGCATTGCATTGTGATTGTATTTCGAGGCTTTCCAAAGACCCTTTCGCTTCTTTCTACCAAACAACTCGACAATGCCACTCTGAAAGAGAATCCAATATATCTATGCATGTAGATCGGTCAAAAGTTCAAAGCCACTGCACTGCACTGTCTGTACAtataatacatatatacatacacatattcaaaatttaaatatatatatatatatatagcatggcCTAGCTAGCTAATAGCTATATACGGTCACGTTGTTACGTATTATTCATTGATTGGGTGAGATAGGATAGGAGCTGAGTAAAGACGTGACTCTTCTCGTTTTCAGTACTAGCTAGCCACATGAAAGTATTTGAGAAAGTACTCAGTGGAGTCAGTGATTGAACTTAGATCGATGTTATGTTAGTTTTTAGTCAAATTGTTGACCCAAGTACAACTCAAGCCAAAGAAAGTTCTTCCGCAGCGTGTCTAGTCTTGTTCGTGTACAGTGAACATTCCGTAGCTAGCCAGGACTCAGGAGGACCCAACCAACCACTGCTTAATTAAGAATACCTGCCTGCTTCAATTCACATTTTTAGCTCAACAGTAAATCAAATGTTCTTACTGCATTTGCCaactacaacaacaaaaactatTATATCTCTTCAATTTTATTACTTTGCATATTTAGATATACACTTATATACTATCATAATGTATATTTaccaaaagaatataaaaaatcacaataatacaaattacataataaaaaacataaaagtaatGGGACATATATACCAACTTATGATAAGTCTAGGTCTAAATGAAAAGTTTAAGGTCTTAAGTAAGATTTTAAATtcgactatttttttattaatgtcacaGTTATGTGGCATTTATAGAAACTCAAAGATTTATTGTAAAAGATTTTAGAGTAAACAATGTATTAATTATGTAAAGAgacttaatataatattaatcatcaattatttatattaatcttcTAACTTTTAAGTCACAATTATTTATCACTTCGATAAATCACTAAGTCATTAATTGAAgtgaaattaaattcaattttcttaaataaatcatcagacttaaactttaatttgtcaatgaaaaaatataattatgagtGAACATTCTAATATGATTTCCTGATTAGAT contains:
- the LOC114417658 gene encoding pseudo histidine-containing phosphotransfer protein 6-like → MLGLGADLLWADMNRLLAFLFHQGVLDEQFLQLQQLQDETSPNFVSEVVNIYFHESEKLLRNLRALLMEKEFSDYKKMGIHLNQFVGSSSSIGAKRVRNVCVAFRAATEQNNRAGCLRALEMLEHEYCYLKNKLHELFQIEQQRALAAGVRYPVQN